The Nitrospirota bacterium DNA segment AAGATATCTCGTATTAGAACCGTTTGACATATTAATGGTAGTTGCATAAAGATTATCTGGAGCAAGCACATTGCCCGGATTTGACCACGTATACCCTGCAATGGCACCACTAACAACTCCAGTCGTCGGGTTATTAGGGCCTGATGTGGCAGCATTTACAACTGCTGGAACTGCAAGCGCTATAGCAAGAATCATGGCAATTGCGGCTAAAAGCGTTATCCCATGATGAGAGGATGGTCTTTGCTGATGCATGCGACGGGCCCCATTTAGCTTGTGACCTTCAATTTCAAAAAGTCCTCTCATGTCAGCCCTCACCTCTCTTCCGATCATCGAAGTATTTTGTCTCATTTCAGTTTTCATCTCGCCATCTATCCTGTATCTGCGCACGTTCATAGTTCCCCCCACCTTATGGCAAACTCGTATGGCACGAGTTACAGGTTATATTTGTGGCTGCCCACGTCACCGGGTTACCGTTATGACATGCCACTGAACTGCATGACTTGGTTGCCGGGTTAAAGGATGCTGCAGTCAGAGATCCGTCAGAGGAGGTTGCGCCTCCCTTATAACCGCTATTCCTCAGCCAACTGTTGCTCAGTTCTGTCACTGTTGTTATATCATCTCTGATCTGCGCCTTTGAATTAATTGTCCCCGCAGCAAATACGACATCAGGTGTTCCATTGATATGGGTTGTTGATAAGGCATCGATACTCATAGTGCCCTTTGAGGGGGCTGTATGACATGAAGTGCATACCGTATTCTGATCATTGCCTGTCATAGAGACCGTTGAATTGTGACAGGTCTGGCAGTTGATTGTGGTTGATGTGGCAGTAGATCCGTGGGCGTTCTGCCTGTTGCTGCCGTCTTTGATTACGCCTGTTGTGCCGGTAAAGACGTTCTTATAATGAATGCCGACAAAGTGGCCACCCACAACGCCCATTCCCATCGCATTGGTATTGTAGTGAGAAAGAGATCCGGGCTTGCCTCCGGAATTCGGAGAATTACCGTGGCAGTTGGAGCACTTATCGCCGCTGAAGGATCCACCATACCAATCCGGCGTTGTTTGATATACATATCCCGTGCCGTCATTATAACCTGTGCTATGACAGTAAACGCTCGAACAGGTCACGCTGACTCCGGCATTCTGGCTATAATTGATTGCCGTACCATTTTTTGCCTTGAGTGTCCCTGCTGCACCGGTATCATTGGGGGCGAAATTCAAATTCCGTGTACCGTTTCTATGCGTTGCACTGTCCTGAGGGTGGCAATAACCGCATCCCATCGTAGGCACTCCACCAACATTACTATAGGAATACCACCATGCAAGATTACCATAATCAGAAGTTGAGAGCTTCTTCCCGGCCAGAACCGCATCCGGATTGGTATGGACAGTGTGGCGTGCGCTCAGATTTGCATTGGTATGGCAACTGTTGCAGTCATCGCCGCCCGTGGCCTCAACAATGCCGTTAACATGCAACGAGGGATCCGTAAATCCTGTGCCAGTGGGATTAACACCAGGATGGCAATCTTTACAGGTTGAAGGTGATGCTCCGGGATGGCCTCCGCCGGGCGGATAACCATGACACTGCGCGCAGTCATTCGAGGCTACACCGGTAAGATAGGTTGTATCTCCCCATGACGGCGTTTTATTATTGCCACCAGGCCAGCCGTTCTTGATACCAATTCCATGACAATATGTTGTAGAGCAGGTGCCGGCCGCATAACCACGGGAAACATTAACCTCAGCAGGCAGAGCGCTATCGATATGGCCCACCGTTGTTGCTGCGGCAGGAACGCCATGACACTGGGAACATGCTACATCGTTCGTATAATTATGTGTTGACGCAAGATGCGCTACGTGTGCGCCAACCCTTGCACCTGATGTATTTCCGGCTGTGTCCTTAAAATTTCCGGTAGCCGCTGTTGCTGCTGAACCGTGACACTTTTCGCAAGAGGCTGTGGCTGTATTAGCACCCCATTGAGGCGAGATCGTTCCATGGCAATAAACCGTAGAACATGTGCCGTAACCGTTGCCCGGAGTGCCGTCCTGCGAGTAAGATCCTGCTCCGCCAGCCTGTGCTGCATTGAATGTCGTATCGATTATTCCGTCGGCATGCTTTGCCGTACCTGATCCTGCATTGGTATGACATGTCGCACAATTATAGCCGGCGACAGCCAAATGGGTGGTATGGCTGCCGGATGCCATAACCGCATCGTGGCAACTGCCGCAGACTGCTGTTCCGCCCCATGCAGGAGCCTTATAATCCGATGTTCCCGAGACAAGAGCGGTCCCGCCATTGCCCTGACCAATACTGTGACAATAGACGGTGGCGCATGTTCCATAGCCGTTTCCAGGTGTATTTGGAGACTGGCTATAGGATGCGGAATTACTGAAGGGATCTGCATTAAATGCTACTTCAATGATTGCATTGGCATGAAGAGCAGTGCCTTCCCCTGCGTTCTTATGACATTCAGAACAGGTCTTTGAAAGCGGCGCACCAATATGAGCAGTGTGACTGCCTGAATCCATGACTAATTTATGGCAATCACCGCAGACAACACTGCCAGTCCAGCTCGGAGTCTTGTAGTCCCCTCCCACCAGGACTCCTCCGCTGCTGCCCTGACCTGTGCTATGGCAATAGATATTGCTGCACTGCAGGGTGCCGGTATTCGAGACGGTCGTCGGAGGGGTGGTAACGGTATTATTATAGTCAACCCCAGTCTGACCATCATAGGCTCCACCCTGAAAAGTGCTATTGATATAAAAACCCATCGTAATTGCCTGAACGGTTCCGTCATTGTGCGTTGGGCCGGAACCGACGCTATTATAGTGACAATCGGCGCAAGTTATACCCAAGATATTAACATGGGTATTATGCTTACCCGGAGTAGCTGATCCCGTAATTGCCGGACTGCTGACCATTGTGCCGACATCAACTGGAGGCTGCCCATGACAGCTTGCACAGTCTGCTGCAAATCCTGCTTCGTGCTTGTGACAAGAGATGCAGTTTATGCCGTTACGCCCAGCGTGCGAACCCGTAGCAGATCTCGATCCATCCGCTCTGAATACATCTGTCAGTGTATGACAGACCTGACATATTCCGTTTGGAGTCGGATCTATCCCTGTATTGCTTTCGTCATAGGCAAAGGAATTTTGACCGCTATTGGAATAAAATTTTATTGCTGTGTCTCCGTTAGCTCCAACTATTGACGACCTAATAAGCTGACCGTATATGAGGGCAAAAGTATTACCAACTGCAACTGTACCCGGATTGCCTGTTACCCTAATCGTATTGGCAGTTGCGGAGACTATCTCAGAAGCAATTGGCGTCACGGCAATCGGAGTTTTATAAAAAATAAGACCGCGCTCATTACCGCCGCTGTCGTTTGCTGATTTCTTGCTCCACCTGGCATAATCGCTCCAGTCCGGATTATTCACTATAAGCCCACTATAGCCATAAGTCCTTGAACCATCGGGATTGATCACCACTGAAGTAATTGTCCCAGTTGCCAAATATGTTTCAGTGCCGTAAGCTATTCGCTGTAATTGACCATGATATGTGGGATCCTGCCTATGATGACAATCTTTACAGACCTTTTCCCATGTCCCGTGTTTGGTGCTGGTATTTGCGCTTGAATGCGTCAGGACTTTGGGAGCGCTATTTTTAGTATAGGTGCCTCCGTTCACATTCGTATGACAGGTCATACAGATATTATCTGATACAACAGAGTGACAATCACTACAGCTTATATTATTTGTTACATTGTGAGGAGCATCGTCTGTCTGCGCATACGCAGAGGCTGCGAACACCAGAAACAAGATTCCTGTCACCAATATAAATACGTTTTTCATTGCTGCCCCCCCTGCTGCCCGGATATCCCGACTGTCATCGCGAACATATGTATGCGGTGCGTATCGCTCGATGAAACATAGAGAATGCCATTTGAGGATATTGCCAACGATACAGCAGTCTGCAAATCACCTGCATTACTCTGTATCTCGCCGAGCAAAGCACCTGCCTCATCAAAAAGGAGGACACTGTTTGTGACAGCATCCGTTACATACAGTATACCATCAGAAACGGCTATATCCGTCGGGCGGAACATCTGTGCCTTCCCATAATCATGTATTGTTCCGATCAGGCTGTAATTCTTATCAAAAATAGATACTCTCGATGCTGTTGTAAGCGAATTCTCATCCTTGACGATCGGGGCATCGATTATATAAATAGCTTCAGCTGTCACCTCTATTGCAATCGGCAGATTCACGCCCTCTATCATATTCGCGTAACGACCAGACTCATCATATATCCTGACCGCGTTGCCGACATTGTCTATAACATAGATTAGCCCTGTCGAGGCGTCATAGGCAATGTCCCGGATCGAGCGGAATTCATTCGCCCCTGCCCCAAGATGGCCGACGACCTTTCCGTTGCTGACGATAGAGACGGCATAATCCTGGTGGGATCCGATATAAAGTGTACCATTGGGGGCAACGGCTACAGCGGATACGCGGGGGAACGATATATCGCCAATATAATTGCCGTTTCTGTCAAACTTCAGGATATGATTCTTATAAGAATCAACGACATACAGCGTACCGTCTGCTCCAACAGCAAGTCTGCCGGGAGACCATAAAGCAGACTTGTTCATCGTTATGCCCGCCAACTGCTCAACCGCCGGCAACCCAGCTGCCTGGCCTGCAGTCGGCAGCATCATTCCCAGCGCACAGAAGAACAGTAGCACTCCTATCATTGTCTGTCTCTTAAAGCTGCCTTCCATAATCACTCGCCCCCTTATTTTAACTGTTTTATCCAATATAATTGTCATAATTAATCTCTTTTCAACTTTTGATAGATAGATAATTACAGGTTATCATGCAAAAAACATGCCTTGTTATGCCTCTTTTTAGGTGTCACTGCAATGTAACATTTATGCCTTTCTATCTCGTCATACATAAAAAGTATAGTTGCTCATGATGATAGCTCATGTGGGTTATATCCCACTATTGGGTCTAACAACCCAACAAAAATACAGGGACTTGAATTCCCGGGAAAGCAAACAACATTTTGCGATTATAATAATTCAATACTGCTGTGTCACGAAAACATGCAACAAGTGTTCACTAATTTAGAACGGAACTTACCTACCACTGAGACAGAACACGGTTATTAACACTGTAGGTCAGGGTCTGATTCAATTTATGCTCTACTGCCTTGCCGTTTATATGACAGGAGAGATAGCATCTTGGCCGGCCCTGAGCCATCGGCATAAACGTAATCTCTCCAGTTGAATTGGGAAATACAACTGCTGTGGCGAAATTGATAAGGGATGGACTGAATCTGCTCCCGTGAGCGCTATGACATTGACCACAGGAGATCTGATTATAGACAACATGGATCTTATGCGCCTTGAAGCTCTGGTCATTAAGAATGCTGTTTCTATCGTGGCAGGTATAACAAAGCTCATAGGAACTTGAACTCTCAGGCCCCTGCGTGCGTACATACCGGTATTTGAGAATCGGCTCATAACGGGAACCGTGCGGTCCTTTTGGGCCTAATGAATCATCATTTCCGTGACAATCAGAACACGTTATGATACTTGAACGGGTATAATTGCCACGCAGGCTCGGGACAAACGAATTTTTCCCAAAGGTTTCGACAGGATGAAATGAAGGGTTTATGCGTTCAAATTCAAGGGAGACATCTCCGCCAGCTCCTGAAGAGGTGCCCTGGTCGGAATGACAGGTATAACACAGTTCATACTCATAATTTGCCTGCTTTGTCCGAATGCCTCTGCCGGAATATCCCTTCAGCCCCTTTATACTACTACCTTTTTCAGCCTTATGCACATTATGGCAGTCAAAGCAGGATACATGTCGCTGGGCTCCGACCGCACTGTCGGGCAATCGTTCGCCCGACTGATGCAGATGGGATGTCTGGATGACCGGATGGCTGGAACTCTTCATAAGGACCGAGTATATATCTGCACTGTTTTTGCCGATTGAGGAATTCTTGGCAGAAGGCCCATGACAGGAAAAACATAACTCCTCTTTCGACTGGGAAAGCAACATCGAAGCCCTCTTGCCATGCCCTTTATGACATTCACTGCAGCCTTTTTTTAGTTTGGTTTTATCAAGATGCGTTGGGACAGCCAATGAAAGAGAAAATGACACTGTAAGAAAAAAGAAGAAAAATGCCGCAGAAATACGCTGCGATCTGCTGCTCATGGACAGGCCGCCGCACAGTTTGTCGTATGACAAGCATTGCATAACTCATCATGATTGATCTTATCTCCCACCCGCAAAAAAACTGTTGTTCCCGGATTTCGGTCCTCATGCGGGTCATGACATGAACCGCACTGCACACCTACGCCTGTCGGGGCCCCGCCAAAGCGGTTGTTTGTCTTTTCGAGCAGCACGGGAGAACCGGGCGGAGGGCTACAGACCTTAAAAGCAATCTCATTATTTGTGCATTGCAGGGCCTTTGCTGCAATTAACGCACTATTGAGTTCTATGGATATCGGATGGTCACCACTCAGGTCTGTGCCGACGTTTGATGAACCTGTCCCGGGTTCACCCGGCATAACGCCACCCATACCAGTTCCCATCACGGTAATCAAACCGGAATTCACGACAGAGCCGATCGCAACAGTGCCGTCATGGCAACTGAGACAGAGACGCGAGCTGCCGTCAGGCTGAATAGCAGGGCTCTTGAGTGTAGGGCTGCTATATAGCTGATATGTTGCAGCACTCAACGTATGGTTCCAGAGAGGGACCTGAATGCCGTCAAGAGAGGCAATGGCATGGTGGGGAGTGTGGCAGAATACACAGACCCTGCTCTCAATTTGAGACTTAACCGGGCCTGGCCCGCTAATGGAGAGGTTATGTTTTGTCGTCGTGATCCCGGAGTATGCAGTTGTGGCCGCAAGTGACAAGACTAACAGAGCAACTCCGCCTTTTACGGTGAGGGCATTCATTATATACTTCACTTTTCCTTAAGGTATTTAAAAACCTGGATTCTCCCGTTATACGTGTCTGCGATATAAATATGATCTTTCCTATCTATAAAAATACCAGAAGGCAACCAAAATTGTCCATAATCCTTACCCTGAGATCCGAAAAACATGAGGAGTTTTCCTTCCCTATTGAATATTTTCACCATGTCCCTGATTGAATCGACAACGTAGATATTCCCGTCGCTGTCTGACGCAACACCCTTCGGCTTTTCAAGCTCGCCGTACGCATCACCAAGCTCTCCAAACATGCCAAGGAAACGACCTTCGGGAGAAAAAAACTCGACCCTGAAATTCATGGCATCAGTAACATATAAAACACCTTTTTTATCGACCCAAAGATGGGTAGGAAAATTAAACTCTCCCGGCCCTGTTCCTTTCCTGCCGATACTGCCCAATCTCTTCCCTTCCGGAGTATATTGGTAAACGGAGTTCGCAAGAGTATCGGATACATAAATAAAGCCCCTCTCCTTATCCAGGGCCAGGCCGGTCGGCCGCTCAAAGCTTCCATCGAAGGCTCCGGAGAGCTTTCCAACGGCGTCAAAGATAAAGACCTTTTTAACCTGAGAATCGCTCACATATACATTCCCCTTGAAAACTACCACTCCGACAGGAGAAATAAAGTCCTCCTTGCCGGCCTTCAGAATATGTCTAATCTCACCTGTCCGTGTGTTGAAGCTCGTCACCCGAAAGGCACCAGGATCGGTTATAAAAAGCTGGTCTTCTCCATCCAGAAAAAGGCTGTAAGGGGCCAGTAATCTGGAAGCCGACTGTGGATCGGCACTATCAGGCGCACCGGCAAAAAAATCAGCAATACCCCCGCTGCCCCCTGAAGACCACGAAGAGACAGTCCAGAGATAAGCGATCCGAGCCCTTTCCGGTGGTCCGGGCCAGAAGATTTTTTCCAGAGCATTGCTGTCAATAAGCGCCTTGGAAGGAGCACAGGAAACCAAGAGGCCCGCAACAAAAAGAAAAAAAAGCGGGGCTTTAACCATGCAAGGGACTATCTCCTTTATCGAAATAGAGGCCGAAGCGGCGTATCAAAGTCTCTCCTTAATGCGAAATAGAACCTGTGGTCAATAATTGAATTTCCAGCGCTCTGTTCTGTCTTTCTCATGGTATATTTCGCAACCACAGAGACCCGTCTGAACGCCCAACTCACTGAGGGCTCAAATTCAAGAGTTGACAAGCCGGAATTAAACTTGGCGTAACTCACCCTCGCGAGAAGGGACAGTCTATTTCTGAATGACCTTGAAAGCAGAGCCTGAAATACTGTCTTAGAGTCAGACACTGTGCTGCCAAAATTCTTCAGGGATTGATAATCAGCGGTCAACTGCAATCTATAGGGTCTAAAATTCCAGAATATATCACCCCTTAAAAAAAGCTGATTCTCTTTTTCACCATTATAGGAGCTGCTCGTTTGATAATAGTTCCGCGAAACGAGAAAGACATTCCTTGTCAGCATTGTCCTGGCGTCAAATTCGATCCTGTGAATATCCCGCTCCTCATTCACCTTTCCTGAGTGGGAGTATGAGTATTGTGTAGAGGTCGAAACCCTGGCGTTCGTATTGAGACCAAGGGAAAGGCTATAGTCTGTTTCTTTGGACTGCACGCCTAAGCTCAGACTGCCTGTGACGGAGAAAATCCTTGATAATTGGTATTGCATGAAATCTGCTATGCCGGCGGTAAGGGGGCCTGCACTGTCCTGCAAGGCAAAGTCGTTGGGATCTTCATTGGACTTACTGTACCCAAAAAAAACAGAAGCAGTATTTGTAAACCGGTCCGAAAATCTTTTGGTGTAGCTGCTCGAAGCGCTTCCAACGTAGCCCTTGCCTGTATCAGTGGCAAAATAATTCGCCAGACCTGTTATTGAGAGGCTATCCTGCTGGTCTATACCAAAGCTCCTCAGCCAGTAACCGCGTGACGAAAGGTCGGTAAGGCTTGAACCGTCAGTTGTATGATATGAGTATCGATTATAGATATCAAAAGTGCGGTTTGTCTTCAGGTCAGGGAAATGAAAGTCTGCGCGGGCTTCGACCCACTGGTCTTTTATATCTGTAGAACCGGCATCAGTCATACGGTAATATCTGTATTCAAGTCTGTATTCACTGTCTTTTGCAAGGGTTATCGCCCTGAAATCGAGATAGTCGTTTTTTCGATCAGTCGTCCCACTTTGGTATGTGTACGAGTCATAGTCGAGGGAGAAACTCGGAAAGGGGATGAGGAGACCCCCTTGTTGTCCGCTCTTCCTGCTCGCATTGCTGTCATTGCTGTTGCTGTCATTGCTGTTGCTGTCATTGCTGTTGCCGTCATTGCTGTTGCCACGCAGAGGCTGGCCTTTATAGAAAGAGATGAATTTACCGTTCTGAAAAAATGCCAACTTTTTCCCTGGCATAGCATACTGAAGATTAAGACCGTAGTGATATGACTTGGAACTGTCAGATTCAGCATAATCGAATCGCAATATGACAGGTTGCGGGAAATACTGCAAAGGTCCACGTAAAACTCTTGTGTTCAGCAATGAAATATCCATGCCAAATCCATAAGAATTGACATTTGATCCAGGATTATTAATCCACTGCGAAAAAAAACTGTTCAGCTCAAATTTGACCAGACGAGGGTCAACAACGAACCCGCTGTATACGAGATGGTATTGGTGAGAAAATTCGTCTCTCTTTACGCTATCTCCCCATTGCCTCTGATATAACAATGTGACGTCACCTTTCAGTGCGAAGCCTTCGGTGAATGCCTCTGCTCTGACAGGAGACAACAAGACTAACAAAAATATCACAAATAGAAAAGGCAAATAGACTCTCTTGCTTACCACCAGAGGGCAACCTTCATTATGTAAAACTTTTTCTCCCTGTTATCAGAGTTTATCATTGAGCGTTATATTTATTTTAACCGGATATTCAGCTCTCATAGTCATGAGGAGATCAAGCTTTTGCTCCTCAAACCTCTTTTTTTGAAGTTTCTGCGCAAGATCCCCTTTCACCTTATCAAAATCCAGCAACTCGCCCGGGGTCTTCTCGCCTGCCTTCATGATATAAAACCCTTCAAGTGTCCTTATGACCTTACTCAGCTCGCCGGGCTGAAGGGCAAAAGCTGCGGCCTCCTGCTCCTCAGACATCAGCATCCCCTTATGGATAAAGCCAAGGTCGCCGCCCTTCACGCGGTATGGGTCATCAGAGTTCTTGGCAGCAAGATCAGAAAAAGCCTCGCCCGCCTGGAGCTGTTTCAGGATTTCTTCTGCACGTTCCTCCTGTTTCAGCCACTCCTGCTCTGTTGCTGAGGGCTCGACCTTGAGCAAAATATCATAAAGATGAACAGCATCAGGCCGCCTAAAATTCTCTTTATGTCCCTCGTAGTACTGCTTCAGTTCTTCGTCTGAATATTTGCTCTTTTCAAAGAGGTCTCTCAGAAGCTCATTCGCAAGACGATATTGCAGAATCCTGCTACGGAATTCGTCCATGGTCAGACCCCTGCTTTTAAGGACTTCATGCAGGCCCTTTTCTGATCCAAGCTGTTTTTTGTTCTGCTCCACGACCCCGTCTACAACATCGTCAGGGATCTTCATTCCCCGCTTCACTGCTGCGCGGAAAAGGAGCGCAACTTCGATCAAATCATTGAGCGCGTCCCTTCGATATTCGGGCTTTTGGGTAAGGTCCTGACCGTGAGAATATATGGTCTGCACCTTTCTCTGAACAGCCTCCTGGAGGTCCGCCTCTGTAATCTCTGCATCACCTACCTGCGCGACAATTGTCCTCTCAGCAGCAATTTCCTTTTCTGCAGAATAAGCCTTTTTTTCAGGTTGGGGAGTATTTTCTATTTCAACAGCCAATGCAAAAGAAACAAAAAAAATTAAAAAGAGGATAATAGGCAAAAGAGGGGCTAAAAAAACCGGAGAACTCCGCTTCATATGTATCATGTTGTTCATACGTTTATCACCCTCTTACCGGCATAGTGTGAAATTATACATAAGCATATAAGGCTGGGTCAAAAAAAAAGGGGGGACAAGCAAGCTCCTCCCCCCTCAAAACCAATTGAAGTTTACTTGTTTGAGTGGCAGTCAGTGCAAATAGTTGCCTTTGCAACTCTCAGGAATTTAGATAAATCATTATCGTGCGGATTATGGCAGGTAGCGCACTCAACCACGTTAGAGCCAGCACCGTAGAACTTAAATTGTCCTGCTCCGTTTGGGAGCACAGCGTTAAGGCCGGCCCTTCCATCAAGCATGTATTGAACTCCAACAGGATGGTCGTTGGTAAGATCAGTTGTCGATGGGCCACC contains these protein-coding regions:
- a CDS encoding CxxxxCH/CxxCH domain-containing protein: MGFYINSTFQGGAYDGQTGVDYNNTVTTPPTTVSNTGTLQCSNIYCHSTGQGSSGGVLVGGDYKTPSWTGSVVCGDCHKLVMDSGSHTAHIGAPLSKTCSECHKNAGEGTALHANAIIEVAFNADPFSNSASYSQSPNTPGNGYGTCATVYCHSIGQGNGGTALVSGTSDYKAPAWGGTAVCGSCHDAVMASGSHTTHLAVAGYNCATCHTNAGSGTAKHADGIIDTTFNAAQAGGAGSYSQDGTPGNGYGTCSTVYCHGTISPQWGANTATASCEKCHGSAATAATGNFKDTAGNTSGARVGAHVAHLASTHNYTNDVACSQCHGVPAAATTVGHIDSALPAEVNVSRGYAAGTCSTTYCHGIGIKNGWPGGNNKTPSWGDTTYLTGVASNDCAQCHGYPPGGGHPGASPSTCKDCHPGVNPTGTGFTDPSLHVNGIVEATGGDDCNSCHTNANLSARHTVHTNPDAVLAGKKLSTSDYGNLAWWYSYSNVGGVPTMGCGYCHPQDSATHRNGTRNLNFAPNDTGAAGTLKAKNGTAINYSQNAGVSVTCSSVYCHSTGYNDGTGYVYQTTPDWYGGSFSGDKCSNCHGNSPNSGGKPGSLSHYNTNAMGMGVVGGHFVGIHYKNVFTGTTGVIKDGSNRQNAHGSTATSTTINCQTCHNSTVSMTGNDQNTVCTSCHTAPSKGTMSIDALSTTHINGTPDVVFAAGTINSKAQIRDDITTVTELSNSWLRNSGYKGGATSSDGSLTAASFNPATKSCSSVACHNGNPVTWAATNITCNSCHTSLP
- a CDS encoding NHL repeat-containing protein, which translates into the protein MEGSFKRQTMIGVLLFFCALGMMLPTAGQAAGLPAVEQLAGITMNKSALWSPGRLAVGADGTLYVVDSYKNHILKFDRNGNYIGDISFPRVSAVAVAPNGTLYIGSHQDYAVSIVSNGKVVGHLGAGANEFRSIRDIAYDASTGLIYVIDNVGNAVRIYDESGRYANMIEGVNLPIAIEVTAEAIYIIDAPIVKDENSLTTASRVSIFDKNYSLIGTIHDYGKAQMFRPTDIAVSDGILYVTDAVTNSVLLFDEAGALLGEIQSNAGDLQTAVSLAISSNGILYVSSSDTHRIHMFAMTVGISGQQGGQQ
- a CDS encoding 6-bladed beta-propeller produces the protein MVKAPLFFLFVAGLLVSCAPSKALIDSNALEKIFWPGPPERARIAYLWTVSSWSSGGSGGIADFFAGAPDSADPQSASRLLAPYSLFLDGEDQLFITDPGAFRVTSFNTRTGEIRHILKAGKEDFISPVGVVVFKGNVYVSDSQVKKVFIFDAVGKLSGAFDGSFERPTGLALDKERGFIYVSDTLANSVYQYTPEGKRLGSIGRKGTGPGEFNFPTHLWVDKKGVLYVTDAMNFRVEFFSPEGRFLGMFGELGDAYGELEKPKGVASDSDGNIYVVDSIRDMVKIFNREGKLLMFFGSQGKDYGQFWLPSGIFIDRKDHIYIADTYNGRIQVFKYLKEK
- a CDS encoding autotransporter outer membrane beta-barrel domain-containing protein, giving the protein MAFFQNGKFISFYKGQPLRGNSNDGNSNDSNSNDSNSNDSNASRKSGQQGGLLIPFPSFSLDYDSYTYQSGTTDRKNDYLDFRAITLAKDSEYRLEYRYYRMTDAGSTDIKDQWVEARADFHFPDLKTNRTFDIYNRYSYHTTDGSSLTDLSSRGYWLRSFGIDQQDSLSITGLANYFATDTGKGYVGSASSSYTKRFSDRFTNTASVFFGYSKSNEDPNDFALQDSAGPLTAGIADFMQYQLSRIFSVTGSLSLGVQSKETDYSLSLGLNTNARVSTSTQYSYSHSGKVNEERDIHRIEFDARTMLTRNVFLVSRNYYQTSSSYNGEKENQLFLRGDIFWNFRPYRLQLTADYQSLKNFGSTVSDSKTVFQALLSRSFRNRLSLLARVSYAKFNSGLSTLEFEPSVSWAFRRVSVVAKYTMRKTEQSAGNSIIDHRFYFALRRDFDTPLRPLFR
- a CDS encoding peptidylprolyl isomerase is translated as MNNMIHMKRSSPVFLAPLLPIILFLIFFVSFALAVEIENTPQPEKKAYSAEKEIAAERTIVAQVGDAEITEADLQEAVQRKVQTIYSHGQDLTQKPEYRRDALNDLIEVALLFRAAVKRGMKIPDDVVDGVVEQNKKQLGSEKGLHEVLKSRGLTMDEFRSRILQYRLANELLRDLFEKSKYSDEELKQYYEGHKENFRRPDAVHLYDILLKVEPSATEQEWLKQEERAEEILKQLQAGEAFSDLAAKNSDDPYRVKGGDLGFIHKGMLMSEEQEAAAFALQPGELSKVIRTLEGFYIMKAGEKTPGELLDFDKVKGDLAQKLQKKRFEEQKLDLLMTMRAEYPVKINITLNDKL